From the Spiribacter sp. 2438 genome, one window contains:
- the murG gene encoding undecaprenyldiphospho-muramoylpentapeptide beta-N-acetylglucosaminyltransferase, with translation MMRGPVMIAAGGTGGHVFPALAVADWLGRQSIPVVWLGTPSGLESRVVPDAGLPLETVTVSGLRGRGLRGWGLAPWMVARAFTECRRILKRHNPAVMLGMGGYVTGPAGMAARQQRCPLVIHEQNAIAGLTNRWLARLARRVLTGLDAPFPGNQSSTFVGNPVRASIAEVAAPGQRYAGRTGQPRLLVVGGSLGALQLNQAVPAAIARLPAALRPVVRHQSGERTMDAAASAYAEAGVEVTLEPFIDDMASAYEWADLVVCRAGALTVSELSVAGAPAILVPFPHAVDDHQRANAGFLVEAGGARLLPDEKFNAQSLAAELESLLGDRDELRRMAEASRQQGRPDAAREVAGICMEVAR, from the coding sequence ATGATGCGGGGACCCGTCATGATTGCCGCCGGAGGCACCGGTGGACATGTTTTTCCCGCGCTGGCCGTGGCCGACTGGCTGGGCCGGCAGAGTATTCCGGTGGTCTGGCTCGGAACGCCGTCGGGGCTTGAGTCTCGAGTGGTGCCGGACGCCGGTCTGCCGCTGGAAACCGTTACTGTGAGCGGCCTGAGGGGGCGCGGTCTGCGTGGCTGGGGGCTGGCGCCCTGGATGGTGGCCCGGGCTTTTACAGAATGCCGGCGAATTCTGAAACGGCACAACCCGGCTGTCATGCTCGGCATGGGGGGATATGTCACCGGCCCGGCTGGCATGGCGGCTCGACAGCAGCGTTGTCCGCTGGTCATTCACGAACAGAACGCCATCGCCGGGCTCACCAACCGCTGGCTGGCCCGCCTTGCGAGACGGGTACTGACCGGCCTGGATGCCCCATTCCCCGGCAATCAGTCGTCGACTTTTGTGGGTAACCCGGTGCGTGCCTCCATTGCCGAGGTTGCCGCACCCGGGCAGCGCTATGCGGGACGCACGGGTCAACCCCGGCTGCTGGTGGTGGGCGGAAGTCTGGGTGCTTTGCAACTCAATCAGGCCGTGCCGGCGGCAATCGCCCGCCTGCCCGCCGCGCTCCGCCCGGTGGTGCGCCATCAGTCCGGAGAGCGGACCATGGACGCCGCCGCGTCAGCCTATGCGGAGGCCGGGGTGGAGGTCACCCTGGAGCCATTTATTGACGACATGGCCTCTGCTTACGAGTGGGCGGATCTGGTGGTTTGTCGAGCCGGCGCTCTCACTGTCTCGGAACTCTCAGTAGCCGGCGCTCCGGCGATTCTGGTGCCATTCCCCCATGCTGTGGACGACCACCAGCGGGCCAATGCCGGCTTCCTGGTGGAAGCCGGCGGTGCGCGTTTGCTGCCGGACGAAAAATTCAATGCGCAATCCCTGGCGGCGGAGTTGGAGAGTCTGCTGGGTGACCGGGATGAGTTACGCCGAATGGCGGAGGCCAGCCGTCAACAGGGGCGCCCCGATGCCGCCCGTGAGGTCGCAGGCATCTGCATGGAGGTCGCCCGATGA